From a region of the Maridesulfovibrio ferrireducens genome:
- a CDS encoding putative sugar O-methyltransferase has translation MTILEEIIEAEKTVSPSIYNKKSILWDRALAERDKTASYSTYHNMLSDNNLLYGTGPRQGKLETIALLKRFGAYLDADLIKKMNFSKVGNPFFIKLGDSQISVPHLFKFGSYSYIEEGLKVAGLHKGKIHCAEIGAGWGAVSSMLIDQNILASYTDIDLFENLKNAAFYLTERFPDLPYSLNDSNNNAFFNFYFPSEIKHVRKNFDLIINEASLAEMDKETVRVYLQWIENHLSENGIFFWQNGRYRGGNPDLTEKMSDYRLSRFKPLLLFPQRGRAGLYHDSAIAIILTKWTNGASSSLPLDKYYDVLVQLADIGITDEVLSIYASIPKDTLSDAQVVFLDSADYLFRNKRIDKLVSFCQRSKADRDLKNAANYLISAYKFINNYSDAREEFGVYFENGKSPLALAFIACVFHANSWKIKDYSPIDYLEMKLEKEFHWPDVISIQQFNSQKIKNCIAIKIKYPWLK, from the coding sequence GTGACCATTCTTGAAGAAATCATAGAAGCAGAGAAGACCGTTTCTCCTTCTATTTATAATAAAAAATCAATCTTGTGGGATAGGGCATTAGCGGAACGAGACAAAACTGCTTCATATTCAACGTACCATAACATGCTGTCGGATAATAACCTTCTTTATGGTACAGGTCCTAGGCAAGGTAAACTTGAAACTATAGCACTGTTGAAGAGATTCGGAGCATACTTAGACGCAGATCTAATTAAGAAGATGAACTTTTCGAAAGTAGGTAATCCATTTTTCATTAAACTTGGAGATTCCCAAATATCTGTACCTCACCTGTTTAAGTTCGGGTCATATTCCTATATCGAGGAAGGACTCAAAGTCGCAGGGCTTCATAAAGGCAAAATACATTGTGCAGAAATTGGTGCGGGCTGGGGAGCAGTCTCCTCTATGCTGATCGATCAGAACATATTGGCATCATATACGGATATTGATCTATTTGAAAATTTAAAAAATGCAGCTTTTTATCTAACGGAAAGATTTCCGGACTTGCCCTACTCGCTTAACGACAGTAACAACAATGCATTCTTTAATTTCTACTTTCCTTCAGAAATTAAACATGTTCGGAAAAATTTTGATTTGATAATCAACGAAGCCTCTCTGGCAGAAATGGATAAAGAAACCGTAAGGGTCTATTTGCAATGGATTGAAAATCATCTAAGCGAAAATGGCATTTTTTTCTGGCAAAATGGCCGTTACAGAGGTGGCAATCCAGACTTAACTGAAAAGATGTCTGATTACCGCTTAAGTCGTTTTAAACCATTGTTGCTATTTCCGCAGAGAGGTCGGGCAGGATTGTACCATGATTCGGCAATTGCCATCATTTTAACAAAATGGACAAACGGCGCATCTTCATCTTTACCGCTTGATAAGTACTATGATGTCTTGGTTCAATTGGCTGACATCGGCATCACTGATGAAGTTTTGTCAATATATGCTTCAATACCTAAGGACACATTAAGCGATGCTCAGGTAGTTTTCTTAGATTCTGCAGACTATTTGTTTCGCAATAAGCGAATTGACAAACTGGTTTCATTTTGTCAAAGGAGCAAAGCAGACAGAGACTTGAAGAATGCTGCAAATTATTTAATCTCTGCTTATAAATTTATAAACAACTACAGTGACGCAAGAGAAGAATTTGGGGTTTATTTTGAGAACGGCAAATCTCCTTTAGCCTTGGCGTTTATCGCCTGTGTCTTTCATGCAAATTCTTGGAAAATAAAGGACTATTCGCCGATTGATTATTTGGAGATGAAGTTGGAGAAAGAATTTCATTGGCCAGATGTTATTTCGATCCAACAATTCAACAGCCAGAAAATAAAAAATTGCATAGCAATAAAAATCAAATATCCTTGGCTTAAATAA
- a CDS encoding FkbM family methyltransferase: MDSSKKIRIDLSENWRQTEVLKSLSDLPIGFIDIGARYGAHDIVTPLGQLVAVMAFEPDKEAAAELRTLAESDPLGRLTLVQELALGEAHGSAGLHMTADPAASSLFAPNPAVVERYNISRARPTGKQLPITIKPLDEVLKAQQDKQAAWGEIIKLDTQGYELAILKGAEQTLRTTTVALFIETEFLPIYNDQPLFSEVESYLRSLGFSFFGFHDVHLRSKRLVDKRNYPLGRERPYWADAIFFKDPIEQSSWTFSNDAPQTNFSNTNERQTAVLILAAFCFGYIDFALELLAILPWPPESQQRLRKLLLDSIAQQPKNTIRELEGLLEDMHKSPEDANLLLGLFMDKYRSYADFGDITCPHFSKSPK, encoded by the coding sequence GTGGACAGCTCAAAAAAAATTAGAATAGATCTCTCCGAAAATTGGCGACAAACAGAAGTATTAAAGTCTCTTTCAGACTTACCAATCGGATTTATTGATATTGGAGCGCGTTATGGAGCCCACGATATCGTTACGCCCCTTGGACAGTTAGTTGCTGTCATGGCTTTTGAACCGGACAAGGAAGCAGCGGCTGAATTAAGAACTCTTGCTGAGTCAGACCCGCTAGGACGTCTTACTCTCGTGCAGGAACTGGCTCTTGGCGAAGCCCATGGCTCTGCAGGTCTACATATGACAGCAGATCCTGCAGCGAGTTCACTGTTTGCGCCAAATCCAGCTGTAGTTGAACGCTATAATATTTCGCGAGCCCGTCCAACAGGAAAACAATTGCCTATTACAATTAAACCTCTGGACGAGGTATTGAAGGCCCAGCAGGACAAACAGGCCGCCTGGGGTGAAATAATTAAGCTTGATACTCAAGGTTATGAATTGGCGATACTCAAAGGGGCGGAACAGACCTTACGTACAACAACTGTAGCTTTGTTCATTGAAACTGAATTTCTTCCAATTTATAATGATCAACCGTTGTTTTCTGAAGTTGAGTCATATTTGCGCAGCCTTGGGTTTTCTTTTTTTGGTTTTCATGATGTTCATCTCCGCTCGAAACGCCTTGTCGATAAACGGAATTATCCTTTAGGACGAGAACGACCTTATTGGGCGGACGCTATATTCTTCAAAGACCCAATTGAACAAAGTTCATGGACCTTTTCTAACGATGCTCCACAAACTAATTTCTCTAATACTAATGAACGACAAACAGCCGTTCTAATATTAGCCGCATTCTGTTTTGGATATATCGATTTTGCCTTAGAATTGCTTGCGATACTGCCTTGGCCTCCTGAGAGCCAACAGAGATTGCGAAAGTTGCTCCTAGATAGCATTGCACAACAACCAAAGAACACCATACGCGAGCTTGAGGGGTTGCTGGAAGACATGCACAAATCACCCGAAGACGCTAATCTACTTCTTGGTTTATTTATGGACAAATATCGTTCATACGCTGACTTTGGCGATATTACTTGTCCTCATTTTTCCAAATCGCCCAAATAG
- a CDS encoding TIGR00180 family glycosyltransferase: MPGKDVTLIVPTLERTNFLYRYVNALQALGFEGVLLIMDSSSYATYESTRKMLARQKLFYEVKHLPVPKSPGMSVSISINQAIALGVGEVETTYCMTAFDDDIPVPQTLDKCVTFLKENSDFTAVHGDIVFMHAHGETQNQKVALLPTLPYHQDQAVGRFEAYLNLFGNTMYLLTYPEIYKDNVPKEAYTVQFPHFAAEYVWMLNAVIKGKIGFINELFVIRQKHDDNLGSQNPYLHMRKAIFSRTWHNDINTFVDILANSIASVDNIPLHLARNACEQLVAYLVAFRLTDSIGHSVRQHPHFLKREKAYNTQSSFEQINYERVRDYVLAQPLDEPEIGEGYVAESHNCDTVSKLG, translated from the coding sequence ATGCCCGGCAAAGACGTAACTCTAATAGTTCCTACTTTAGAAAGAACCAATTTTCTGTACCGCTACGTTAATGCGTTGCAAGCCCTCGGCTTCGAGGGAGTCCTTCTGATTATGGATTCCAGCAGTTATGCTACATATGAATCCACGCGTAAAATGTTGGCGCGGCAGAAGCTTTTTTACGAAGTTAAGCACCTGCCAGTGCCCAAGTCTCCGGGTATGAGTGTCTCAATCAGTATAAATCAGGCCATTGCCTTGGGGGTGGGAGAAGTTGAGACCACCTACTGCATGACCGCGTTTGACGACGACATTCCGGTGCCGCAAACTTTGGATAAGTGCGTAACTTTTCTAAAGGAGAATTCGGATTTTACCGCAGTGCACGGCGACATCGTGTTTATGCACGCTCATGGTGAAACACAGAATCAAAAGGTAGCTTTGCTGCCAACTCTACCGTATCATCAGGATCAAGCCGTGGGGCGATTTGAGGCTTATTTAAACTTATTTGGTAACACAATGTATTTGCTAACGTATCCTGAAATTTACAAAGACAACGTCCCGAAGGAAGCTTATACCGTTCAGTTTCCACACTTCGCGGCAGAATACGTTTGGATGTTAAATGCGGTCATAAAGGGTAAAATTGGCTTTATAAACGAGTTGTTTGTGATTCGGCAAAAACATGATGACAATCTAGGCTCTCAAAATCCATACCTCCACATGCGTAAAGCCATTTTTTCCAGAACATGGCATAATGATATAAATACATTTGTCGACATTTTGGCTAACAGCATAGCAAGCGTGGACAACATTCCCTTGCACTTGGCCCGCAATGCTTGCGAACAGTTGGTGGCTTATTTGGTTGCGTTTCGGCTAACTGATAGTATTGGCCATTCAGTCCGGCAGCATCCTCATTTTTTGAAACGGGAGAAAGCATACAATACTCAGTCCTCTTTTGAACAAATAAATTATGAACGTGTACGTGATTATGTGCTGGCTCAGCCATTGGATGAACCAGAGATTGGCGAAGGTTACGTGGCTGAAAGCCATAACTGCGATACTGTCAGCAAACTTGGTTGA
- a CDS encoding FkbM family methyltransferase — protein sequence MSSLPITAAPETALDIAREILDRVARGCMISYAQNFEDVILARAFKNQEKGIYIDVGAYHPTRNSVTEHFYKSGWHGVNIDLDPVNMAQFDETRSRDTNLCLAVSCKEGSAIAYVHAGSSRSTLAKHMGDNYRARGVNIAEKDVETRCLSSLFADLKGQTVDFLKIDVEGAEADVINGNDWRAQRPRVVVVEATYPETAIPNWDQWEDVLLSANYQFAYFDGLNRFYVRDEDSALLPAFELPPNYFDNFVRADAVFMAQALIKQSVAILDV from the coding sequence ATGAGCTCCTTACCCATTACAGCCGCTCCAGAGACGGCCTTGGATATTGCCCGCGAGATCTTAGACCGCGTTGCGCGTGGTTGTATGATCAGTTATGCACAGAACTTCGAAGATGTAATTCTGGCTCGGGCCTTTAAAAACCAAGAGAAAGGAATATATATAGATGTAGGCGCATACCATCCGACCAGAAACTCTGTCACAGAACATTTCTATAAATCTGGATGGCACGGTGTGAATATTGATCTGGACCCGGTTAATATGGCTCAGTTTGATGAAACACGCTCCAGGGATACAAATCTATGTTTGGCCGTGAGTTGTAAAGAAGGTTCCGCTATTGCCTATGTCCATGCTGGTTCCTCCCGTTCGACCCTTGCAAAACACATGGGCGACAACTATCGCGCCCGAGGCGTGAACATTGCCGAAAAAGATGTCGAAACCCGCTGCCTGTCCTCGTTATTTGCAGACCTAAAGGGCCAAACCGTGGACTTTTTGAAAATTGATGTTGAGGGAGCGGAAGCCGACGTTATCAACGGTAACGACTGGCGAGCCCAACGCCCTAGGGTCGTGGTGGTTGAGGCCACTTATCCGGAAACAGCTATCCCGAACTGGGATCAGTGGGAAGACGTCTTGCTCTCAGCGAACTACCAATTCGCCTACTTCGATGGTCTGAACCGATTTTATGTCCGTGACGAAGACAGTGCACTGCTGCCTGCTTTTGAACTTCCTCCGAACTATTTTGACAATTTTGTCCGCGCGGACGCGGTTTTCATGGCACAGGCATTAATAAAACAGTCAGTGGCTATTTTGGATGTATAA
- a CDS encoding class I SAM-dependent methyltransferase, which translates to MNRVISTPLLECRACGGKILRPLINLGEQHLTGRFLKPDDEDPPVGPLDLVICESDQHSKGCGLLQLSHLYNPSEMYGAEYGYASSVTSTMQEHLYDLAGYVAGWARLEESDAVLDIGSNDGTLLSAMATQCGFPVGVDPSAAQFADRYPDNAQLIVDFFSAEAVRNALSADQKFKIITSIAMFYDIDTPLKFMQEIKELLSPNGVWLTEQSHARAMYERLCYDSICHEHATYLTLHAMIEMGKKAGLRPLDVRSNNINGGSFSVLFCRADSSRHQPNSFSLNRMLTYENDHHLNNFEGWASFSDKVMAHRERLRNFLITAKEQGRKVLGYGASTKGNVLLQYCGITPELLPAIAERDPRKFGKVTPGTRIPIISEAEARAMGVDVFIVFPWHFRDEIIQREQAFLASGKTLLFPLPEFILVTS; encoded by the coding sequence ATGAATCGCGTCATTAGCACTCCACTATTGGAATGCCGCGCTTGTGGCGGCAAAATTTTGCGGCCTTTGATAAACTTGGGCGAGCAGCATTTAACAGGAAGATTTCTTAAGCCAGACGACGAGGACCCGCCAGTAGGACCGCTGGACCTTGTAATTTGCGAGTCTGACCAACACTCCAAAGGTTGCGGCCTGCTACAGTTATCGCACTTGTATAATCCAAGCGAGATGTATGGCGCTGAATATGGCTACGCGTCTTCGGTGACCAGCACCATGCAAGAACACCTATACGATTTAGCTGGCTACGTGGCCGGCTGGGCCAGACTTGAAGAGAGTGACGCGGTCCTAGATATTGGGAGTAATGACGGAACCCTGCTGTCAGCCATGGCCACGCAATGTGGTTTCCCAGTGGGTGTAGACCCTTCAGCTGCCCAATTTGCGGACCGATACCCGGACAATGCACAATTAATCGTGGATTTTTTCTCTGCTGAAGCAGTGCGCAATGCTCTGAGTGCTGATCAAAAATTCAAGATCATTACCTCTATCGCAATGTTCTACGACATCGACACACCGTTAAAGTTCATGCAGGAGATTAAGGAATTGCTCTCCCCTAATGGAGTATGGCTGACCGAACAAAGTCATGCCCGCGCCATGTACGAGCGATTGTGTTATGATTCCATCTGCCACGAGCACGCGACCTATCTTACCCTGCACGCCATGATAGAAATGGGTAAGAAAGCTGGTCTGCGACCTCTAGACGTTCGTAGCAACAACATTAATGGAGGCAGTTTCTCAGTACTCTTCTGCCGCGCGGACAGCTCTCGGCACCAACCAAACAGCTTCTCCCTGAACAGGATGTTGACGTACGAGAATGACCATCATTTAAACAATTTTGAGGGATGGGCCAGTTTCTCTGATAAAGTTATGGCTCATCGAGAACGACTGCGTAACTTTCTAATAACTGCCAAGGAGCAAGGCCGTAAAGTGCTTGGCTATGGCGCGTCGACCAAAGGCAATGTACTATTACAATACTGCGGAATTACACCGGAATTATTGCCAGCCATAGCCGAACGGGATCCGCGCAAATTTGGTAAGGTTACACCCGGAACGAGGATTCCAATCATATCCGAAGCCGAGGCTCGGGCTATGGGGGTTGATGTGTTTATAGTCTTCCCATGGCACTTCCGGGATGAAATCATACAGCGTGAACAAGCCTTTTTGGCCAGTGGTAAAACGCTCCTGTTCCCGTTGCCGGAATTCATTTTAGTGACGTCCTGA
- a CDS encoding GDP-mannose 4,6-dehydratase translates to MTLFPDKVLITGATGQDGRLAAEILISAGSHVIGIQCLGRSNPKPDHPITEWYWWDFRDRKTLEDILDATKPNAILHLAANHHQSTHSSIDAIAEGAAMMDTNLGSVMTLVPAIMRVTPKAMLVAAGSSQIFGKGTIEGSRVNETTPPNPHNSYALAKDLARRFIAFHRRHDGFRGATAILFNHESRYRSDLFVTRIISKHVASLVRDSAGPLQLKNIGARADWCAAQDAVLAMLTMTSMKTPRDYIVSSGNDTALTELLEHAYGAVGLDWRNHVKGLSNKSTPYLVGDNNEITSDLGWRATTSMRDVMRDMVQHDLALLEATGDPG, encoded by the coding sequence ATGACTCTTTTTCCCGATAAAGTCCTGATCACAGGAGCCACCGGACAAGATGGACGGCTGGCAGCCGAGATCTTGATCTCCGCGGGGAGCCATGTCATTGGTATCCAGTGCCTCGGCCGCTCTAATCCCAAGCCGGACCATCCGATTACTGAATGGTATTGGTGGGATTTTCGCGACAGAAAGACACTGGAAGACATCTTAGATGCGACAAAACCGAATGCGATTCTACACTTAGCCGCGAACCATCATCAATCAACACACTCCAGCATAGACGCGATCGCGGAAGGCGCTGCAATGATGGACACTAATCTGGGATCAGTGATGACACTGGTGCCAGCGATTATGCGTGTGACACCCAAAGCAATGCTAGTGGCCGCAGGATCATCACAGATATTTGGTAAGGGGACAATAGAAGGATCGCGGGTGAATGAAACTACCCCCCCTAATCCCCACAACTCCTATGCCTTGGCGAAGGACCTCGCGCGGAGGTTTATCGCCTTTCATAGGCGTCATGACGGGTTCAGAGGGGCCACAGCAATTCTGTTTAACCACGAATCTCGCTATCGATCAGATCTTTTCGTGACACGAATCATCAGCAAACATGTAGCCTCCTTGGTACGCGACTCGGCAGGACCTCTCCAATTAAAAAACATTGGTGCCCGAGCGGACTGGTGCGCGGCCCAAGACGCTGTGTTGGCAATGCTGACTATGACGAGCATGAAAACTCCACGAGATTACATAGTATCATCAGGCAATGATACGGCGTTAACGGAGTTACTAGAACACGCCTATGGTGCAGTGGGACTTGACTGGCGGAATCATGTAAAAGGCTTGTCGAACAAGTCCACTCCATATTTAGTGGGAGATAACAACGAAATCACATCAGATCTGGGCTGGCGCGCCACCACAAGCATGAGAGATGTCATGAGGGACATGGTTCAGCATGACCTTGCGCTTCTGGAAGCGACAGGTGATCCAGGCTGA
- a CDS encoding DUF6933 domain-containing protein has product MLYMGCTKKLLDEFKIKESAEKSDLRGLRGWHGNTFLLYRSKAALLVNDGTIFAVFIPRLCFSVAGTHTGRLTIGACLAL; this is encoded by the coding sequence ATGTTATACATGGGCTGCACCAAGAAATTGTTGGATGAGTTTAAAATCAAAGAATCAGCTGAGAAATCTGATCTTAGGGGGCTGCGCGGTTGGCATGGCAATACCTTTCTCTTGTATCGCAGCAAGGCTGCTTTGCTGGTCAACGACGGAACCATATTCGCGGTTTTCATCCCAAGGCTCTGCTTCAGTGTGGCGGGTACTCATACGGGAAGACTCACAATAGGAGCGTGCCTGGCACTATGA
- a CDS encoding CPBP family intramembrane glutamic endopeptidase: MDKSLLKQLDAIISSVIRGDYSQSVEMDRMQDNKKYTQDEVRFLESLGFMSVKLEAREFVLEETIEGLKSRNAELLEEKKKNNLFSNIFVSLFLSVSLYIFLIFLADKLNYENKNSARIVEAIFLMVSIFIIRKSGFSFSFLGVTLDGAVESIRRMLPGTLITCVALILLKVFFIMFWGKEMGNDLFVMDNFNLLFAVYLPVAALQEFIARGVIQTTIESVLDKPYATLQAILTASALFGLVHIQLSVGIAFASFVCSLYWGYLYTQKRCLVGVSISHFMIGGLAYVLGFWDYLYII; this comes from the coding sequence ATGGACAAAAGTTTATTAAAACAACTCGATGCAATAATCTCATCAGTCATACGGGGGGATTACTCCCAATCAGTTGAGATGGATCGAATGCAGGATAATAAAAAATATACGCAGGATGAAGTCCGGTTCCTGGAATCTCTCGGATTTATGTCCGTTAAATTGGAAGCCAGAGAATTCGTACTAGAAGAAACAATAGAAGGCCTGAAATCCAGAAATGCAGAACTACTGGAAGAGAAAAAAAAGAATAACCTGTTTTCAAATATTTTTGTAAGCCTGTTCCTTTCCGTTTCACTATACATTTTTCTGATCTTTCTTGCCGATAAACTTAATTACGAAAACAAGAACTCGGCAAGAATCGTTGAAGCAATTTTCCTAATGGTAAGCATTTTCATCATCCGCAAAAGTGGTTTTTCATTTTCATTCCTTGGGGTGACCCTCGATGGGGCCGTGGAATCCATCCGTCGCATGCTGCCCGGCACCCTCATAACTTGTGTAGCACTCATCCTGCTCAAAGTTTTTTTCATCATGTTCTGGGGTAAAGAAATGGGCAACGATCTTTTTGTCATGGACAATTTTAATTTGCTGTTCGCTGTATATCTCCCTGTTGCGGCACTGCAGGAATTTATTGCCAGAGGGGTGATACAAACTACCATTGAATCTGTGCTGGACAAACCCTACGCAACCCTCCAGGCAATCCTCACAGCATCGGCTCTTTTCGGGCTGGTGCACATCCAGCTTTCCGTGGGAATAGCCTTTGCATCCTTTGTCTGCTCACTATACTGGGGATATTTATATACCCAAAAGAGATGTCTGGTAGGTGTCAGCATATCCCATTTCATGATTGGCGGTCTGGCATATGTGCTGGGTTTCTGGGACTACCTTTACATCATTTAA
- a CDS encoding lysophospholipid acyltransferase family protein, with protein sequence MIASATKRIAMSAIIWTSSILLTILLFLVMLALRAITFPFDRKRKIQHAQCFWWSEVVIRINPYWNVAVEGLDNIDKDRTYVVVANHQSMADIVMLFQTSMQFKWIAKDSLFQVPFLGWCMSLAKHIRLKRSNLSSIRKAYREASIWIDKGMSVTFFPEGTRSETGNLGTFRNGAFKLALKKKVAVLPIAIQGTGGAIPKGKWIFNTSSTIRMTVLPALEPDDFQGDVRLLMDTAREAIRKAL encoded by the coding sequence ATGATAGCCTCCGCTACAAAACGGATTGCCATGTCAGCAATCATATGGACATCCTCCATCTTACTTACGATACTGCTCTTTCTGGTCATGCTGGCACTCCGAGCAATAACATTCCCTTTTGACAGAAAACGGAAAATTCAGCATGCGCAATGTTTCTGGTGGTCGGAAGTAGTCATCCGCATAAATCCCTACTGGAACGTTGCAGTCGAAGGTCTGGACAACATCGACAAGGATCGAACCTACGTCGTGGTGGCCAACCACCAGTCCATGGCAGACATAGTCATGCTTTTTCAGACCAGCATGCAGTTCAAATGGATCGCCAAGGATTCACTGTTCCAAGTTCCTTTTCTGGGATGGTGCATGTCACTGGCAAAACACATCCGGCTCAAACGGTCCAATCTTTCAAGCATTCGCAAGGCTTACCGGGAAGCGTCAATCTGGATAGACAAAGGAATGTCCGTAACATTCTTCCCTGAAGGAACCCGTAGCGAGACCGGTAATCTGGGAACTTTCCGTAACGGGGCATTCAAGCTGGCACTGAAAAAAAAGGTGGCAGTTCTTCCCATCGCCATTCAAGGCACCGGCGGAGCCATACCCAAAGGAAAATGGATATTCAACACTTCCAGCACAATCCGCATGACGGTCCTTCCCGCACTGGAGCCTGATGATTTTCA